A window of Syngnathoides biaculeatus isolate LvHL_M chromosome 9, ASM1980259v1, whole genome shotgun sequence contains these coding sequences:
- the si:dkey-237i9.1 gene encoding SEC14-like protein 1: MVQKYQSPVRVYKYPFELVMAAYERRFPTCHLIPMFVASDVVDEETNEDRSTHRIERRCALDVDAPRLLKRIAGVDYVYFIQKNTLNRKERTLHIESHNETFSNRVIIHEICCYSVHPENEDWTCFEQSASLDIKSFFGFESTVEKIAMKQYASSIKKGKEIIEYYLKELEDEGITRVPRWSPASIPLPPTRPTSLFTSPPADPKVPVTPAIPIPQTVDAPESTSQDAKQDSAALQAESLIEILAGTPEDKLDADYIKRYLGDLTPLQESCLIRLRKWLQETHKGKIPKDEHILRFLRARDFNMDKAREILCQSLTWRKQHQVDYLLETWSSPQVLQDYYTGGWHHHDRDGRPLYVLRLGQMDTKGLVRALGEESLLRHVLSINEEGLRRCEENTKVFGRPISCWTCLVDLEGLNMRHLWRPGVKALLRIIEVVEANYPETLGRLLILRAPRVFPVLWTLVSPFIDENTRKKFLIYAGNDYQGPGGLVDYIDKEIIPDFLGGECMCEVPEGGLVPKSMYRTAEELENEDVRLWTETIYQSASIFKGAPHELLIEIIDASSVITWDFDVCKGDVVFNIYHSKRAPQPPRKDPLGAHGITSPGGNNVQLIDKSWTLGQDYSMVESPLTCKEGESVQGSHITRWPGFYILQWKFHNMPACSATNLPRVDDVLATLQVSSHKCKVMYYTEVLGSEDFRGSMTSLESSHSGFSQLSAATTSSNQSQSSSMISR, translated from the exons ATGGTGCAGAAGTACCAGTCGCCCGTAAGGGTATACAAGTATCCCTTTGAGCTGGTGATGGCA GCCTATGAGCGCCGGTTCCCAACATGTCACCTTATCCCCATGTTTGTGGCAAGTGATGTGGTCGATGAAGAGACAAATGAGGACAGATCCACTCATAGGATTGAGAGACGCTGTGCGCTGGATGTGGACGCTCCACGCCTTCTCAAACGG ATTGCTGGTGTGGACTATGTCTACTTTATCCAGAAAAACACACTCAACCGAAAGGAGCGGACACTTCACATCGAATCTCataatgagacgttctccaaCAGAGTCATCATCCATGAAATCTGCTGCTACTCT GTCCATCCTGAAAATGAAGACTGGACATGTTTTGAGCAGTCAGCAAGTCTGGACATCAAGTCTTTCTTTGGCTTTGAGAGCACAGTGGAAAAGATAGCAATGAAGCAATATGCAAGCAGCAtcaaaaag ggaaaagaaataatagaGTACTACCTAAAGGAGCTAGAAGATGAGGGGATCACTCGTGTGCCACGATGGAGTCCAGCTTCAATTCCCCTGCCTCCCACTAGACCAACCAGCCTCTTTACCAGCCCACCTGCTGACCCCAAAGTCCCCGTCACACCCGCCATTCCCATCCCGCAGACTGTCGATGCCCCAGAGAGCACTTCTCAGGATGCTAAGCAGGATAGCGCTGCCCTTCAGGCAGAGAGTTTAATTGAAATTCTGGCTGGCACACCCGAAG atAAACTGGATGCTGACTATATCAAACGTTACCTTGGTGATCTTACACCCCTACAGGAGAGCTGTCTCATCAGACTTCGTAAATGGCTACAGGAGACCCACAAGGGAAAG ATTCCCAAGGATGAACACATCCTGCGATTCTTGCGGGCAAGGGATTTCAACATGGACAAAGCCCGCGAAATTCTATGCCAGTCACTGACCTGGCGGAAGCAGCACCAAGTAGACTATCTTCTCGAGACATGGAGTTCACCCCAAGTTCTCCAGGATTATTACACAGGAGGCTGGCACCACCATGACCGAG ATGGTCGGCCTTTGTACGTCCTGAGACTTGGCCAGATGGACACTAAAGGACTGGTCCGAGCTCTTGGAGAGGAATCTCTGCTTAGACAT GTGCTCTCTATCAACGAGGAAGGTCTGAGACGCTGCGAAGAGAACACAAAGGTGTTTGGTCGTCCCATCAG TTGCTGGACATGTCTAGTGGATCTGGAGGGTCTGAACATGCGTCACCTGTGGCGACCAGGAGTCAAGGCTCTGCTGAGGATTATCGAAGTGGTGGAGGCCAACTATCCAGAGACGCTGGGACGGCTGCTTATCTTGAGAGCCCCCAGGGTCTTCCCAGTCCTTTGGACGCTG GTGAGTCCGTTCATTGACGAAAACACCCGCAAGAAGTTCCTAATCTATGCAGGAAATGACTACCAGGGCCCCGGCGGACTGGTGGACTACATAGACAAAGAGATTATCCCCGACTTCCTGGGCGGCGAGTGTATG TGTGAGGTACCCGAGGGAGGCTTGGTCCCAAAGTCAATGTACCGTACTGCAGAGGAGCTTGAGAATGAAGATGTTCGTCTGTGGACCGAGACCATCTACCAAAGTGCCAGCATCTTCAAAGGCGCTCCACATGAG CTTCTGATTGAGATTATTGACGCCTCCTCAGTCATCACCTGGGACTTTGATGTGTGTAAAGGTGATGTGGTTTTCAACATCTACCACTCCAAGCGTGCTCCACAGCCACCGCGTAAAGACCCACTCGGAGCTCATGGGATCACCTCCCCAGGAGGCAACAACGTGCAGCTTATTGACAAGTCATGGACGCTGGGGCAAGATTACAGCATGGTAGAATCCCCTCTAACCTGTAAAGAGGGAGAAAGTGTGCAG GGCTCCCACATTACACGCTGGCCAGGTTTCTACATCCTCCAGTGGAAGTTCCACAATATGCCGGCATGCTCGGCCACTAATCTGCCTCGAGTCGATGATGTGCTGGCAACCCTGCAGGTCTCCTCGCACAAGTGTAAAGTCATGTACTACACTGAGGTGTTGGGCTCTGAGGACTTCAG GGGTTCGATGACGAGCTTGGAGTCGAGCCACAGCGGTTTCTCTCAGCTCAGCGCTGCCACCACTTCGTCCAACCAATCCCAGTCCAGCTCAATGATCTCCAGGTAG